A region from the Falco rusticolus isolate bFalRus1 chromosome 4, bFalRus1.pri, whole genome shotgun sequence genome encodes:
- the CMTM6 gene encoding CKLF-like MARVEL transmembrane domain-containing protein 6, producing the protein MENGAVYNATTEPQTKPSRCPFSCSLQHLRGWRLPTKALQAILSLLAVIFEEIVQNCIMCGGLYFFEFVSCSAFLLSLVILCVYCTNIYETLGKDKVRRGNLWAMPAIGFCFLLASIVLAATSSGSAVEKVACVFGFLASGAFLAEMVIERFHRQKKTASGSSENPGNTQSATENQPLNKQS; encoded by the exons ATGGAGAACGGCGCCGTCTACAACGCGACCACCGAGCCGCAGACCAAGCCGTCCCGCTGccccttcagctgcagcctgcagcacctgcGGGGATGGCGGCTGCCGACCAAAGCGCTACAGGCG ATTCTCTCTCTTCTGGCtgttatttttgaagaaattgtGCAGAATTGCATCATGTGTGGTGGACTTTACTTCTTTGAATTCGTAAGCTGCAGTGCCTTTCTTTTGAGCCTCGTGATCCTGTGTGTGTATTGCACTAATATATATGAAACACTTGGGAAAGATAAAGTACGGAGAGGg AATTTGTGGGCCATGCCAGCCATaggtttctgttttttgttAGCATCAATAGTGCTTGCTGCAACCAGCTCTGGGTCTGCTGTTGAAAAAGTCGCATGT GTGTTTGGATTTCTTGCAAGTGGTGCATTTTTAGCTGAAATGGTTATAGAGCGttttcacagacagaaaaaaaccgCCAGTGGAAGCTCTGAAAATCCTGGCAACACTCAGAGTGCCACAGAAAATCAGCCATTGAATAAACAAAGCTAa